One region of Fervidicoccaceae archaeon genomic DNA includes:
- the thyX gene encoding FAD-dependent thymidylate synthase: protein MKVSIISYTDECELIVASAGKATISGKSAEEIMGSMSSEAVERWIREIITRDHGSVLEHCVYTFSVEGISRVASHQLVRHRIASYSQLSQRYRKIEEEIFDVVVPPSVRKMGKQAESFFREYADEAFKRYRDLISHGIPPEDARYILPQAVTTKLIITMNAREIMHFLSLRLCSRAQWELRSIAWCLLRKLLKLHPNIWKWAGPRCVMIENVIKSSPQPIIEKILADEDVDYSFVSQKCPEGIPREKIAKCILNGKRDVWEIIKNCEQSEI from the coding sequence ATGAAAGTGAGCATAATTTCATACACAGATGAATGCGAACTGATTGTAGCCTCAGCTGGAAAAGCAACAATATCTGGCAAGAGTGCCGAGGAAATAATGGGCTCTATGAGTAGTGAAGCAGTTGAAAGATGGATCAGAGAAATAATTACTAGGGATCATGGAAGTGTTCTTGAGCACTGTGTTTACACATTCTCTGTGGAAGGCATATCTAGAGTTGCTTCTCATCAATTGGTTCGTCATAGGATAGCGAGCTACTCTCAGCTCAGTCAAAGGTACAGAAAAATTGAGGAGGAAATTTTCGATGTTGTAGTTCCACCAAGCGTCAGGAAAATGGGAAAACAAGCTGAGAGCTTTTTCAGAGAATATGCTGACGAAGCATTCAAGCGCTACAGAGATCTTATTTCGCATGGGATTCCACCCGAAGATGCTAGATACATCCTTCCGCAGGCAGTTACAACTAAGCTGATTATAACAATGAATGCTAGAGAGATCATGCACTTCTTATCGTTAAGGCTTTGCTCCAGAGCTCAATGGGAGCTTAGATCGATTGCCTGGTGCCTGTTGAGAAAGCTCTTGAAACTGCATCCCAATATATGGAAATGGGCAGGTCCTAGATGTGTGATGATAGAGAATGTGATCAAAAGCTCTCCTCAGCCAATTATAGAAAAAATTCTGGCTGACGAAGATGTAGACTACTCATTTGTTTCACAGAAGTGCCCAGAGGGTATACCAAGAGAAAAAATTGCCAAATGCATACTCAACGGAAAAAGAGATGTTTGGGAAATTATCAAAAACTGCGAACAATCTGAAATTTAA
- a CDS encoding universal stress protein — MYSKILLAYDGSPSSKLALDRACEIAKRFDAELLVVTVIEPIEVFYGEPIPPEVVTKQREIAQKIIEKAKRYIDSLKLEKVRYILRTGLPANEIVKVAEEEGAELIVMGRKSKKGILERVLVGSVSQTVLNLVHNRDVLITPYTEKED; from the coding sequence TTGTATTCTAAAATACTACTAGCATATGATGGTAGCCCATCATCTAAGCTAGCTCTTGATAGAGCCTGTGAAATAGCAAAGAGATTTGATGCCGAGCTTCTTGTTGTGACAGTTATCGAACCAATAGAGGTATTCTATGGAGAGCCGATTCCGCCCGAAGTAGTTACCAAGCAGAGAGAGATTGCCCAAAAAATAATTGAGAAGGCTAAGAGATACATTGATTCTCTGAAATTGGAAAAAGTGAGGTACATTCTTCGTACAGGACTTCCGGCAAATGAAATTGTCAAAGTTGCCGAGGAAGAGGGAGCGGAGCTCATTGTTATGGGGAGAAAGAGCAAAAAGGGGATATTGGAGAGAGTGCTGGTAGGAAGCGTAAGTCAGACAGTCCTGAATTTAGTTCATAATAGAGATGTGCTGATAACGCCGTATACGGAGAAAGAGGACTGA
- a CDS encoding AsnC family transcriptional regulator, translating into MNDLDEVDDKIIKILRANARASLSSIAKELGISKTAVKKRIDRLVREGIISKFTIELSARAEVKALIFIKTTAKVRTAETADIISKLPYVDKVYEVAGDYDLVALVSAPTVEVLNDAVDKIREIQTVTSTVTVMVLKSY; encoded by the coding sequence TTGAATGATTTGGACGAAGTTGATGATAAAATCATCAAGATATTGAGAGCGAATGCAAGAGCCTCTCTAAGCAGCATTGCAAAGGAACTTGGTATAAGCAAGACTGCTGTAAAGAAGAGGATAGATAGACTTGTGAGAGAAGGCATAATTTCTAAATTCACAATAGAGCTAAGTGCGAGGGCAGAAGTTAAAGCGCTCATATTCATCAAAACAACAGCTAAGGTTAGAACAGCTGAAACAGCAGATATCATCTCTAAACTTCCCTATGTTGATAAAGTCTATGAAGTAGCTGGAGATTATGACCTAGTGGCTCTCGTCTCAGCACCAACTGTGGAAGTTTTGAACGATGCAGTTGATAAAATCAGAGAAATACAGACAGTAACATCGACAGTTACTGTAATGGTTTTGAAATCATATTAG
- the yciH gene encoding stress response translation initiation inhibitor YciH, with product MAEKDIESLCGGLPPELCEQLVREQQLIKIRLEKRKFGKEVTIIEGIDERDVDIKKLASQLKSKLATGGTVKNGKIELQGDHRGVLRDLLVELGFPPDNIVVLS from the coding sequence ATGGCGGAAAAAGATATTGAATCCCTATGTGGAGGTCTTCCTCCAGAGCTTTGTGAGCAGCTTGTTAGGGAGCAGCAGCTTATAAAGATTAGGCTCGAAAAAAGAAAGTTCGGCAAGGAAGTCACGATAATAGAGGGAATAGATGAGAGAGATGTTGATATCAAGAAGCTGGCATCTCAGCTCAAATCAAAGCTTGCCACAGGGGGAACGGTAAAAAATGGAAAAATTGAGCTCCAGGGAGATCATAGAGGAGTACTTAGAGATTTGCTAGTAGAACTAGGCTTCCCCCCAGACAATATAGTTGTACTGAGCTAG